A region from the Mycolicibacterium litorale genome encodes:
- a CDS encoding terminase, producing MSSGYAPRGLQAAGRRLWKSVTDEFDLSEHERILLVEACRTVDTLDRLAMAAAEVDGPSPILTEVRQQRATLVRLLGALGLPDPAPSTDPAPSTSGPVRQRAASMRRTRSW from the coding sequence GTGAGCAGCGGTTATGCCCCGCGCGGCCTGCAGGCGGCCGGTCGACGGCTCTGGAAATCAGTGACCGACGAGTTTGATCTCAGCGAGCATGAGCGCATCCTCCTCGTGGAGGCGTGTCGCACCGTCGACACGCTCGACAGGCTCGCGATGGCCGCCGCCGAGGTCGACGGACCATCACCGATTTTGACCGAGGTCCGCCAGCAGCGGGCGACGCTCGTGAGGTTGCTGGGTGCGCTTGGTCTGCCCGACCCGGCGCCCAGCACGGACCCGGCGCCGAGCACATCCGGCCCGGTCCGCCAGCGCGCGGCGAGCATGCGCAGGACTCGGTCATGGTGA
- a CDS encoding AAA family ATPase: MDALTYRADEYLSVCHQRGDEFRSAVMAPGAAPRYAVELGSGADMWFGVNPTSGPVREGGGRGRSEDVTRLAALFCDLDVKPNACPDFDTAERIIDGISSVLGQRPSVVVFSGHGLQPYWPVDDGDITDMFTTADAATLLSRFGRLVGRVADEHKVKCDAVFDLARVLRVPGTVNHKSTPVSVTARSDLGGPLTVAEADERLTEVGIAAEAVDIGSQALVSPSADWVFADQTCSYVAAIVDGLATDAPTSGRNPWACSQAVRLCCAWRLGCITREDFGRAVTALETRLSTLLATTEPRRGLRRYELRDVLALGQQRAERKSEDEARAELGGHRHMGSADDFWGTGTEPSINGAGIEPDPPADERPAYAGLLLTRSALRSLPEPEPLIDDVLDQGTCAVLYGYRGSLKSFTAFDWGASVATGRPWQGRRTVQRRALYVAAEGAHGYPGRADAWEIGWQRQISDGALDVLPRPVNLMVPAEVSELAALIEWGSYGFVILDTLARCMVGGDENSSRDMGTVVDRLYHLLDKTPDRRGVILGVHHTGKDGKTLRGSSALDAGVDTVYAAVREGSTVTLSREKRKDGPEPDRHALALDPIPGTGSCTLKAVHEGVSAPGETPERSAQLRLIVSQHFVSTGATGAELRRLAVDDGGMSRASYYRALSDLLQFGYLVNTGTDSRPFYKVNDE, encoded by the coding sequence TTGGACGCACTGACCTATCGGGCCGATGAGTACCTGTCGGTATGCCATCAGCGCGGCGATGAGTTCCGCTCCGCGGTGATGGCACCCGGCGCCGCGCCGCGCTACGCAGTGGAGTTGGGCAGTGGCGCCGATATGTGGTTCGGCGTCAATCCGACCTCAGGACCGGTCCGCGAGGGTGGCGGTCGCGGGCGGTCTGAGGACGTTACGCGGCTGGCAGCGCTGTTCTGCGATCTGGACGTCAAGCCGAATGCGTGCCCCGACTTCGATACTGCTGAGCGGATCATCGACGGGATATCGAGTGTCCTCGGACAGCGGCCGTCTGTCGTGGTGTTCAGTGGTCATGGGCTGCAGCCGTATTGGCCTGTCGATGACGGTGACATCACCGACATGTTCACCACGGCCGACGCCGCGACGCTGCTGAGCCGCTTCGGTCGGCTCGTCGGGCGCGTGGCCGACGAGCACAAGGTGAAATGCGATGCGGTGTTCGATCTGGCGCGGGTGCTGCGCGTGCCGGGGACGGTCAACCACAAGAGCACGCCCGTTTCGGTCACCGCGCGCAGCGACCTCGGCGGCCCCCTGACGGTCGCTGAGGCCGACGAACGGCTCACCGAGGTAGGCATTGCCGCCGAAGCCGTCGACATCGGCTCACAGGCGCTTGTGTCACCGTCGGCCGATTGGGTGTTCGCCGATCAGACCTGCTCCTACGTCGCGGCGATAGTTGACGGTCTGGCTACCGACGCGCCGACGTCGGGCCGCAATCCGTGGGCGTGCAGTCAGGCCGTACGGCTGTGCTGCGCATGGCGTCTCGGCTGCATCACCCGAGAGGACTTCGGTCGCGCCGTGACCGCGCTCGAGACTCGGCTCTCGACGCTGCTGGCGACGACCGAACCACGGCGAGGTCTGCGGCGATATGAGCTTAGAGACGTGCTCGCACTGGGCCAGCAGCGCGCAGAGCGCAAGAGCGAAGATGAGGCGCGAGCGGAGCTCGGCGGGCATCGCCACATGGGCAGCGCGGATGACTTCTGGGGCACCGGGACAGAGCCGTCCATCAACGGTGCGGGCATAGAGCCAGACCCGCCGGCCGACGAGCGCCCGGCGTACGCGGGTCTGCTGCTCACCCGTTCGGCGCTGCGGTCGCTGCCCGAACCTGAGCCCCTGATCGATGACGTGCTCGATCAGGGGACGTGCGCGGTGCTCTACGGCTACCGCGGCTCGCTCAAGAGCTTCACGGCATTCGATTGGGGCGCCAGCGTCGCCACCGGCCGACCGTGGCAGGGGAGACGCACCGTGCAGCGCCGGGCGCTCTACGTCGCCGCTGAGGGCGCTCACGGCTACCCGGGACGTGCCGACGCCTGGGAGATCGGATGGCAACGACAGATCAGTGACGGGGCGCTCGACGTGCTCCCACGGCCGGTTAATCTCATGGTGCCCGCGGAGGTGAGCGAGCTCGCCGCGCTGATCGAATGGGGCAGCTACGGGTTCGTCATCCTCGACACCCTCGCGCGGTGCATGGTCGGCGGCGACGAGAACTCATCGCGCGATATGGGCACGGTGGTCGATCGGCTCTACCACTTGCTCGACAAGACGCCCGACCGGCGTGGAGTGATTCTCGGCGTTCACCACACCGGCAAGGACGGCAAGACGCTTCGCGGGTCATCGGCGCTCGACGCAGGTGTCGACACCGTCTACGCGGCGGTGAGGGAAGGGTCGACCGTCACTCTCAGCCGAGAGAAGCGCAAAGACGGGCCTGAACCTGACCGTCACGCGCTGGCTCTTGACCCAATCCCCGGCACCGGTAGTTGCACCCTGAAAGCCGTCCACGAGGGTGTCTCAGCACCCGGTGAGACACCCGAGAGATCGGCGCAATTGCGTCTCATCGTGTCTCAGCATTTCGTCTCAACCGGAGCAACGGGCGCTGAGCTACGTCGGCTTGCGGTTGACGATGGCGGAATGTCGCGAGCGAGCTACTACCGGGCGCTGTCTGATCTGCTGCAATTCGGCTATTTGGTCAACACCGGCACCGATAGCCGACCGTTCTACAAGGTGAACGATGAGTAG